The Elusimicrobiota bacterium sequence AATCCCGGCCGGACACCGCGGGCCGCCAGCGCTCCCGCCTTCTCCGCCACCACCGCCAGCACCTGGGCCGCGGCTGCTTTTCCATCCAACAGTTTTGCCGTCATCGTTTGCCTCCGGAGGCGGGGGCGGTCTCCGCCGAGACCACGCCGAGCTTCATCGCCAGAATTTCCAAATTTTCGACGTCCTCGCGATTGTATCGCAGGAGAACCTCCAACGCGTCCGCGTCCCCCCGCCGATGCGCGTGCCAGAGCCGGATGGCCGCCAAGCCGTCCAATCCCTCGGTGTCCCGGTGGATGCCCAACCGCCGCTCCACGTTTTTCAGACCGCCTTTCAGATCGTGGGCCCAGCAGTCCAACAGGAGGTCCCGGTGAGTGAACATCGCTTCCAGGTCCGCGCCCAACTGATCTTTCAGGATGGGCAAATCGAAACGCGCCCCGTTGTAGCTCATCAAGCGTTCCACGCCGTCCAGGAAGTTCAACAATTCCAGGCGGGAAAAGTTCGGCCGCACCCACTGGCGCACCCCCCGGTCCGGGCGGAACACGCCCAC is a genomic window containing:
- a CDS encoding ribonuclease H-like domain-containing protein, with the translated sequence MGHPLIRAYIDIETDESRVITVVGVFRPDRGVRQWVRPNFSRLELLNFLDGVERLMSYNGARFDLPILKDQLGADLEAMFTHRDLLLDCWAHDLKGGLKNVERRLGIHRDTEGLDGLAAIRLWHAHRRGDADALEVLLRYNREDVENLEILAMKLGVVSAETAPASGGKR